A single region of the Vicia villosa cultivar HV-30 ecotype Madison, WI linkage group LG4, Vvil1.0, whole genome shotgun sequence genome encodes:
- the LOC131594135 gene encoding uncharacterized protein LOC131594135, with translation MKVSGFCAVFLMVVTVTAFAFFSLSSTTGPSWFPDLVGRKCVDETTPTAISRKLKENVSNMKSNVKGDKDEDKDKDRVSLEDYNPVDPTPGDDRKNVQPGPIEHGTPLMPFIPISPPPAPSPGDY, from the exons ATGAAGGTTTCTGGCTTTTGTGCTGTGTTCTTGATGGTTGTCACCGTCACAGCTTTTGCTTTTTTTAGCCTCTCAAGTACCACAGGTCCCTCTTGGTTTCCAG ATTTGGTTGGTAGAAAATGTGTGGATGAAACAACACCAACTGCAATTAGCAGGAAACTGAAG GAAAATGTCAGTAATATGAAAAGTAATGTAAAAGGCGATAAAGACGAAGATAAAGACAAAGACCGAGTAAGTCTTGAAGATTACAATCCAGTTGATCCAACACCAGGTGATGACCGAAAGAATGTTCAACCAGGACCAATTGAACATGGAACTCCTCTTATGCCATTCATACCAATATCTCCACCTCCTGCGCCAAGTCCCGGAGATTATTAG